A window of the Chloroflexus sp. Y-396-1 genome harbors these coding sequences:
- a CDS encoding tyrosine recombinase — MNQDVAQFLAYIADERKMSANTIAAYRTDLDQLCTFLHERGITGWPKVDAEVMMAFVLNLKEKRYASSTMARRLAAIKSFFAFLQERGIISHDPTAQLDAPRVDRFPPRAISQHQVDELLELPLQNSTPEGIRDKAMLEVLYATGMRVSELVALNIDDVMFEAKTVRCLGRQGRERTVPLSDAAITALEEYLDIARPQLARQDNDDEVALFLNHRGKRLTRQGFWLILKTYAEQVGLHELTPHMLRHSFAAHQLRNGVDLRELQERLGHASLATTQMYAHLTEHSAQSGIASNGRSRSS; from the coding sequence ATGAACCAGGATGTAGCGCAGTTTCTTGCTTATATCGCCGATGAACGAAAGATGTCGGCTAACACGATTGCCGCCTATCGTACCGATCTCGATCAGCTCTGCACATTTTTGCATGAACGTGGGATCACAGGCTGGCCTAAGGTTGATGCAGAGGTCATGATGGCCTTCGTGCTCAACCTCAAAGAGAAACGGTACGCCAGTTCAACAATGGCGCGTCGTTTGGCGGCGATCAAGTCGTTCTTTGCATTTTTGCAAGAACGCGGTATCATTAGTCACGATCCAACTGCCCAACTTGATGCACCGCGGGTTGATCGGTTTCCCCCACGGGCTATTTCACAGCATCAGGTTGACGAGCTGCTGGAATTACCACTGCAAAATAGTACGCCGGAAGGCATCCGTGATAAGGCGATGCTGGAAGTGCTGTATGCCACCGGTATGCGGGTGAGTGAACTGGTTGCTCTGAATATTGATGACGTGATGTTTGAAGCCAAAACGGTACGCTGTTTGGGGCGCCAGGGACGAGAACGGACTGTGCCACTGAGTGATGCGGCTATCACGGCCCTGGAAGAGTACCTCGATATAGCGCGTCCGCAACTGGCGCGTCAAGACAATGATGACGAGGTGGCACTATTTCTGAACCACCGTGGAAAACGACTCACGCGGCAGGGATTCTGGCTCATTTTGAAGACATATGCTGAACAGGTTGGACTACACGAGCTGACGCCACACATGCTGCGCCACTCTTTTGCGGCACATCAGTTGCGAAATGGTGTTGATCTGCGTGAATTGCAAGAGCGGCTGGGTCATGCATCCCTTGCTACGACTCAGATGTATGCCCATCTGACCGAACACTCAGCGCAATCGGGCATTGCCAGCAATGGGAGGTCACGTTCTTCTTAA
- a CDS encoding glycine--tRNA ligase has protein sequence MPATSLDQIVALAKRRGFIFPSSEIYGGLQGVYDYGPLGVELKNNIIADWWRTNVYERDDMEGLDAAILMNRLVWKYSGHEETFNDPLVDCRTCKMRWRADHIHGVCPNCGSRDLTEPRPFNMMFRTQIGPVADSGSFAYLRPETAQGIFVNFANVLTTTARKLPFGIAQVGKAFRNEINPRNFLFRVREFEQMEIEYFVMPGTDEEWHQRWLADRLAWWEQIGIPRSRITIYDVPTTELAHYSKRTFDLMYEYPNIGVQEIEGIANRTDYDLGSHSKDQEQLNLTARVNHNEDSIARLTYYDQASGRHIVPYVIEPSAGVGRCMLAVMCEGYAEERTKALPVEKLAAASEALQAFLKSVGRSEKLSGEARDAILARGEALSQALAERLPEVEQLLAMPGADQIELGKKLRGQVQPLIDEHYRTVLRLKPRLAPIKVAVFPLKRNHEQIVATAKAVRRQLQAGGQMRTVYDDTGAIGKLYRRQDEIGTPFCITVDFDTIGQGKDPALAGTVTVRDRDTMAQERVSIAELEVYLREKVMA, from the coding sequence GTGCCGGCTACATCACTTGATCAGATTGTGGCGCTGGCGAAGCGTCGCGGCTTTATCTTTCCCAGTAGCGAAATCTACGGTGGTCTTCAGGGGGTGTATGATTACGGCCCATTGGGAGTAGAGCTGAAAAATAACATCATCGCCGACTGGTGGCGAACGAACGTGTATGAGCGGGATGATATGGAGGGTCTTGATGCAGCGATCCTGATGAATCGGCTGGTCTGGAAGTACTCCGGTCACGAAGAGACATTCAACGATCCTCTGGTTGATTGCCGTACCTGCAAAATGCGCTGGCGTGCCGACCACATTCATGGGGTGTGTCCGAATTGTGGTTCGCGTGATCTCACTGAACCGCGCCCGTTTAATATGATGTTCCGTACCCAGATCGGGCCGGTCGCCGATAGCGGTTCATTTGCCTACTTACGACCGGAAACGGCGCAGGGCATCTTTGTGAATTTTGCTAATGTCTTGACGACAACGGCCCGAAAATTACCGTTCGGGATCGCTCAGGTCGGAAAGGCATTTCGTAACGAGATCAATCCGCGCAATTTTCTCTTCCGCGTCCGCGAATTTGAGCAGATGGAGATTGAATATTTTGTGATGCCCGGTACCGATGAGGAGTGGCATCAGCGCTGGCTCGCCGATCGGTTGGCCTGGTGGGAGCAGATCGGTATTCCGCGCAGTCGGATCACCATCTACGATGTGCCAACAACTGAACTGGCCCATTACTCAAAACGCACCTTCGATCTCATGTACGAGTATCCCAATATCGGAGTGCAAGAGATTGAAGGTATTGCCAACCGAACCGATTACGATCTTGGCTCGCATAGCAAAGATCAGGAACAATTAAACCTGACGGCCCGGGTGAATCACAATGAAGATAGTATTGCTCGTCTGACCTACTATGATCAGGCAAGTGGCCGACATATTGTGCCCTACGTGATTGAGCCATCGGCTGGCGTTGGTCGGTGTATGCTCGCGGTGATGTGTGAGGGGTATGCCGAAGAGCGAACCAAAGCACTGCCGGTAGAAAAATTAGCCGCAGCAAGCGAGGCGCTCCAGGCCTTTCTCAAGTCAGTTGGACGCAGCGAGAAGCTGAGTGGTGAGGCCCGCGATGCTATTTTGGCCCGTGGTGAAGCGCTTAGTCAGGCGCTGGCCGAACGGTTGCCAGAAGTGGAACAATTACTGGCAATGCCCGGTGCCGATCAAATAGAACTGGGTAAGAAGTTACGTGGGCAGGTTCAGCCCCTGATTGATGAGCATTATCGTACCGTATTGCGGCTCAAACCACGACTGGCGCCGATTAAGGTCGCAGTCTTTCCGTTGAAACGTAATCACGAACAGATCGTTGCTACTGCTAAAGCTGTGCGTCGGCAGTTGCAGGCAGGCGGTCAGATGCGAACTGTTTACGATGATACAGGGGCCATCGGGAAACTCTACCGCCGCCAAGACGAGATCGGTACGCCGTTCTGCATCACGGTCGATTTCGATACGATTGGTCAGGGGAAAGACCCGGCATTGGCCGGTACGGTGACGGTTCGTGATCGCGATACAATGGCTCAAGAACGGGTGTCAATTGCTGAGTTAGAGGTATACCTGCGCGAGAAGGTGATGGCGTAG
- a CDS encoding molybdopterin-dependent oxidoreductase, whose product MSLETLSLRNQPTLTKDHRLRVVSDNPQHLEPPLSILDEAVTPVERLFVRNNQPIPSITDEDWELSIDGLVRYPLTINISDLIHEPTSSFFAALIGQQNRSGEYAMIANVEWMGTPLALLLEAAGVKSQASIAACWSYGPKPVVRYMPLSKLWRDGMLAYAVNDCPLPAIHGGPVRLVVPGWKATYWLKWISQITLLSGERLPTETPLDGELTIDCRFFNLSTLTPNAPVTLRGVAWSAANGIAQVALAVDAGPWQSATLDNDLGPRAWRRFGYTWTPTFGNHLLAVRISDYRGQSVVRHWQIEVR is encoded by the coding sequence ATGTCACTTGAAACACTTTCGCTGCGTAACCAACCGACACTCACCAAAGATCATCGTCTGCGAGTAGTGAGCGACAATCCGCAGCATCTCGAACCACCGTTGTCAATTCTCGATGAAGCGGTGACACCAGTTGAGCGATTGTTTGTACGTAACAATCAGCCAATCCCGTCTATCACCGATGAAGATTGGGAATTGAGTATTGATGGACTGGTGCGGTATCCGCTGACGATCAACATCAGCGATCTGATCCACGAGCCAACGAGCAGCTTCTTTGCAGCCCTTATTGGGCAACAAAACCGTTCTGGCGAATACGCAATGATTGCTAACGTCGAGTGGATGGGGACACCACTAGCGCTCTTGCTCGAAGCAGCGGGAGTAAAGTCTCAGGCCAGTATTGCCGCATGTTGGAGTTACGGCCCAAAACCGGTAGTTCGTTACATGCCACTCAGTAAACTCTGGCGGGATGGAATGCTGGCTTATGCCGTGAATGATTGCCCCTTACCGGCCATTCATGGTGGGCCGGTACGATTGGTTGTGCCGGGTTGGAAGGCGACCTACTGGCTGAAATGGATATCCCAAATTACGCTACTCTCAGGTGAGCGTCTCCCAACGGAAACGCCCCTCGATGGCGAATTGACCATTGATTGTCGCTTTTTCAACTTGTCAACTCTGACCCCCAACGCACCGGTCACGCTCCGCGGTGTAGCATGGTCGGCGGCTAACGGAATTGCGCAGGTCGCACTAGCGGTCGATGCAGGGCCGTGGCAATCGGCTACCCTTGACAACGACTTGGGGCCACGAGCCTGGCGTCGTTTCGGCTACACCTGGACACCAACGTTTGGCAACCATCTGCTGGCCGTGCGTATTAGCGATTATCGTGGTCAAAGCGTTGTACGGCACTGGCAGATTGAGGTACGGTGA
- a CDS encoding MBL fold metallo-hydrolase, whose amino-acid sequence MTAHILLLGTGTGLPDPDRTYTHLAWDGPGGPLLIDVGGDSYRRLLAGGIDPQMLRGIILTHSHCDHINGLPALLFSLRLGGRTEPLPIYGLPETLELAKSYLEAAGLEEWTTPVVWQPLAAGERLQPGDGLEIATARTSHSRPCIAVRLSAPAVPAVCYSADTEPCEEIIRLATGAHVLIHEATTPEPSPGHSTPRQAGAVAAAAGVQQLVLVHFSPRWTMPIERALAEVVAGGFTGKASVGVDLQVIPLVA is encoded by the coding sequence ATGACGGCACATATTTTACTGCTCGGAACAGGCACTGGCTTGCCCGACCCCGATCGAACCTATACCCATCTGGCGTGGGATGGGCCGGGCGGGCCGTTGCTGATCGACGTTGGTGGTGATAGCTACCGCCGTTTGCTGGCTGGCGGGATCGATCCGCAGATGTTGCGCGGGATTATCCTTACTCATAGTCACTGTGACCACATCAATGGTCTGCCAGCATTACTCTTCAGCTTGCGGCTGGGTGGTCGTACCGAGCCACTGCCAATCTACGGATTACCGGAAACGCTTGAGCTGGCGAAGAGCTATTTAGAAGCCGCAGGTTTAGAAGAATGGACAACACCGGTTGTTTGGCAGCCGTTAGCCGCCGGTGAGCGTTTGCAGCCTGGTGATGGACTAGAGATAGCAACTGCGCGAACTAGCCATAGTCGGCCTTGCATTGCCGTTCGTTTATCTGCACCAGCGGTTCCTGCGGTGTGTTATTCAGCGGATACCGAACCGTGCGAGGAGATCATCAGATTGGCGACAGGTGCACACGTCTTGATCCACGAAGCAACGACTCCAGAACCTTCTCCTGGTCACAGTACGCCGCGGCAGGCCGGTGCAGTGGCGGCGGCGGCTGGCGTGCAACAGCTCGTACTGGTGCATTTTAGCCCACGCTGGACAATGCCAATTGAGCGAGCATTGGCTGAAGTGGTAGCCGGTGGCTTCACCGGTAAGGCAAGCGTTGGGGTTGATCTGCAAGTGATCCCATTAGTGGCTTGA
- a CDS encoding response regulator transcription factor: protein MEKITVLLIDDHRVVRQGLRDFLELQADIEIVGEAGSGTEGIELARELLPDVVLMDLVMPGIDGVETTRRLKAVSPSSQVIVLTSFADDDKVFPAIKAGAISYLLKDISPEELAHAIRAACRGEAVLHPDVAAKLMQEFNTPRPNEAPVEQLTPREMDVLRLVARGMSNKEIAETLIVSEKTVKTHISNILSKLHLADRTQVAIYALRKRLVPIDQEE, encoded by the coding sequence ATGGAAAAGATTACCGTCCTCCTGATTGATGACCACCGTGTGGTCCGCCAGGGATTACGTGACTTTCTTGAATTACAAGCCGACATCGAGATCGTGGGTGAAGCCGGTAGTGGTACAGAGGGGATTGAACTGGCGCGTGAGCTGCTGCCTGACGTAGTACTCATGGATCTGGTGATGCCCGGTATTGATGGCGTCGAGACGACACGACGCTTAAAGGCGGTTAGCCCCTCTTCACAGGTGATCGTGTTGACCAGCTTTGCCGATGATGATAAGGTGTTTCCGGCGATCAAGGCTGGCGCCATTTCCTACCTGCTGAAAGACATCTCTCCTGAAGAACTAGCCCATGCGATTCGAGCTGCGTGTCGTGGCGAGGCGGTCTTGCACCCCGATGTCGCCGCCAAATTAATGCAAGAGTTTAATACACCGCGTCCAAACGAAGCGCCGGTCGAGCAGCTCACGCCCCGCGAGATGGACGTCTTGCGCTTAGTGGCTAGAGGAATGTCAAACAAAGAGATTGCCGAAACGCTGATTGTCTCTGAAAAGACGGTCAAAACCCACATCAGCAATATTCTGTCGAAGTTGCATCTGGCTGACCGCACCCAGGTCGCCATTTATGCCTTACGTAAGCGCCTGGTGCCAATTGATCAGGAAGAGTAG
- a CDS encoding GAF domain-containing protein, which translates to MTSSSHIATNAADRSLPLGDLLAFGDALRADDTPESLLGEVVETLRRIVGSPSVYARLRDADNETLYAVAFAGIQPSLIELLRATPIGPTIYQPLLRPEYRQSSSYLIPAAELPPDVPDTAAIAPCAALLTPLRGRGGRLIGVIVLAWPDQLDLTMVRMVEAIARQAALAVENVRLAERSARLLAKEQLLAELGRAVGATLDLNVILNQTVQRLATAFGSGLVALLDEHHRLTVTMAVPPLTDLIDKQLPLHDNPLAWVVQSCQSFVVDDCRSSAPETVLFGPDVASYIIAPLRSGGRVIGVLSVVHQRAGAFSDEDVELLEAIAAQVSGPLVSARLYAESQRLAAQVQRRADQLAVLNSIARIITATLDLRESLPLATQRIQQGFGYPQVDLFLLDEDASELILVASAGRYAPERVGYRQHINLGLVGRAARSGQIVRAENVAAETDYLGLSERLDIRSELCVPLVANGKTLGVLNIESPQLAGLTEEDAAVLETVADMLAGAVENGRLYQRAQQAAVIEERHRLARELHDSVSQQLFSMTLTAQAARAQFERNPARVPALLDRLHETATAALAEMRALIFQLRPPALRDQGLVAAVQHHAQHLAHREGLRIELNVIGDERHVRGIEQPLFRIIQEALNNIVKHAAARNVQILLELNAEHVRIRVTDDGKGFDPQAPLSGEGRHFGLLGMRERALELGGSFTVNSQLGAGTEVEVVVPLHKRTVGDERSESPTPR; encoded by the coding sequence ATGACCAGTTCTTCGCACATAGCAACCAATGCTGCTGACCGTTCGCTCCCATTAGGTGATCTGCTGGCGTTCGGCGATGCGCTACGGGCCGATGATACTCCCGAAAGCCTGCTCGGTGAAGTGGTCGAAACGTTACGCCGAATTGTTGGCAGCCCATCGGTGTATGCACGTTTACGCGACGCCGATAATGAGACACTCTATGCAGTTGCCTTTGCCGGTATTCAGCCATCTTTAATTGAGCTGTTGCGAGCAACGCCAATCGGGCCGACGATCTACCAGCCGTTGCTGCGTCCTGAGTATCGACAGAGTAGTTCGTACCTGATACCGGCGGCTGAACTACCGCCTGATGTACCCGATACAGCGGCCATTGCCCCATGCGCAGCATTGCTGACTCCTTTGCGTGGTCGGGGTGGTCGGTTGATCGGCGTGATTGTCCTGGCATGGCCTGATCAGCTTGATCTGACGATGGTGCGAATGGTGGAGGCGATTGCGCGTCAGGCTGCCTTGGCGGTAGAAAATGTACGCCTGGCCGAGCGGAGCGCCCGATTGCTGGCAAAAGAGCAGTTGTTGGCCGAGTTGGGTCGCGCTGTTGGAGCAACGCTCGATCTGAATGTCATTTTGAACCAAACCGTTCAGCGTTTGGCAACAGCGTTTGGGAGTGGTCTGGTAGCGCTGCTCGATGAGCATCACAGGCTAACGGTTACTATGGCTGTGCCCCCATTGACCGACCTCATTGATAAGCAGTTACCGCTTCACGATAACCCGTTGGCCTGGGTTGTGCAAAGTTGTCAATCGTTTGTGGTGGATGATTGTCGGTCAAGTGCTCCTGAAACGGTGTTGTTTGGCCCTGATGTCGCATCGTACATCATTGCTCCGCTGCGCAGCGGTGGGCGCGTGATTGGGGTGCTAAGTGTTGTTCACCAGCGGGCCGGTGCATTTAGCGACGAAGATGTAGAATTACTCGAAGCAATAGCTGCTCAGGTGAGTGGCCCACTGGTTAGTGCCCGTCTTTACGCCGAATCGCAGCGACTAGCGGCGCAAGTGCAGCGTCGCGCCGATCAGCTAGCAGTCCTCAATTCGATTGCCCGTATCATCACTGCTACGCTTGATCTGCGTGAGTCGCTGCCGCTGGCAACTCAACGTATCCAGCAGGGCTTTGGCTACCCACAGGTCGACCTCTTCTTGCTCGATGAGGATGCCAGTGAACTGATCCTGGTCGCTTCAGCCGGACGTTATGCACCGGAACGGGTTGGCTATCGGCAGCACATTAATCTGGGGCTGGTTGGTCGTGCGGCACGTAGCGGTCAAATTGTGCGTGCCGAGAATGTTGCAGCCGAAACGGACTATCTAGGCTTGAGTGAGCGGCTCGATATTCGGTCGGAGTTGTGTGTGCCGCTCGTCGCCAATGGCAAAACACTGGGCGTCCTCAATATTGAATCGCCCCAATTGGCCGGGCTGACCGAAGAAGATGCCGCAGTTTTAGAGACAGTAGCCGACATGCTGGCCGGTGCAGTTGAGAATGGCCGACTGTACCAGCGTGCACAACAGGCAGCCGTGATCGAAGAACGTCATCGCCTGGCGCGCGAACTTCACGATAGCGTAAGCCAGCAGCTCTTTAGTATGACGCTAACGGCGCAGGCAGCGCGGGCACAGTTTGAGCGTAATCCGGCACGAGTGCCGGCACTGCTTGATCGATTACACGAGACGGCTACCGCTGCGTTAGCCGAGATGCGGGCCCTCATTTTTCAGTTGCGACCACCGGCCTTACGCGATCAGGGGTTGGTTGCGGCAGTGCAACATCATGCTCAGCATCTTGCACATCGTGAAGGTTTGCGGATAGAATTGAACGTCATCGGTGACGAGCGCCATGTACGGGGGATAGAACAACCGCTTTTCCGTATTATTCAAGAGGCGTTGAACAATATTGTGAAACATGCAGCGGCCCGCAATGTGCAGATTTTGCTTGAACTGAATGCTGAACACGTGCGTATTCGGGTTACCGATGATGGGAAGGGGTTCGACCCGCAGGCACCCCTTTCTGGAGAGGGGCGACATTTCGGATTGCTCGGTATGCGCGAGCGCGCCCTTGAACTCGGCGGTTCATTTACGGTCAATTCCCAGCTCGGCGCCGGTACTGAAGTAGAGGTGGTGGTGCCTCTGCACAAGCGTACTGTCGGTGATGAACGATCAGAGTCACCGACACCCCGCTAA
- a CDS encoding nucleotidyltransferase substrate binding protein: MSINTDQLQRVLRALETALVLYERSTAAQSATEQEVFRMAIIKGFELAQELSFKLIKRRLRDFGYTSRRLEATPVKELFRLAAQHGLLSLAEVERWFTYRDNRNSTAHDYGEAFVQQTLFLLPNFIRDAQTLAERLHTGSLITGEEV, encoded by the coding sequence ATGAGCATTAACACCGATCAGCTTCAAAGAGTACTCCGCGCTCTTGAAACCGCACTTGTGTTGTACGAACGTTCAACAGCTGCGCAATCTGCCACTGAACAAGAGGTCTTTCGTATGGCGATCATCAAGGGATTCGAGTTAGCGCAGGAACTCTCGTTCAAGCTGATCAAGCGACGGTTACGTGACTTCGGGTATACCAGTCGCCGCTTGGAAGCGACACCAGTTAAAGAACTGTTTCGTCTTGCCGCGCAGCACGGCTTGCTTTCGCTCGCTGAAGTAGAACGCTGGTTTACCTATCGCGACAATCGTAATAGCACGGCTCACGATTACGGTGAAGCTTTCGTTCAGCAGACGCTGTTTCTTCTGCCCAATTTCATTCGTGATGCACAAACCTTAGCCGAGCGCCTACATACCGGATCGCTTATTACCGGGGAGGAAGTATGA
- a CDS encoding nucleotidyltransferase family protein produces the protein MNASLNLDLPLRYLNKVRAILQQYVPDYDIWAYGSRVHGEAFDASDLDLVVRNPRQLWQPCDRLVELRSAFLESDLPIRVDVVDWALLPPAFQHEIERGYVVVQVGTTPEVDDSSRR, from the coding sequence ATGAATGCCTCACTCAATCTCGACCTGCCACTACGCTATCTGAACAAAGTACGTGCAATTCTGCAGCAGTACGTGCCCGATTACGACATCTGGGCTTATGGTAGCCGCGTGCACGGTGAGGCATTTGATGCCAGTGATCTCGATCTGGTGGTGCGGAACCCGCGTCAGTTATGGCAACCATGTGATCGACTCGTCGAATTACGGTCTGCTTTTCTTGAGAGTGACCTACCCATTCGGGTTGATGTAGTCGATTGGGCGCTTCTCCCACCTGCATTTCAGCACGAGATCGAGCGTGGGTATGTGGTTGTGCAGGTGGGTACGACGCCAGAGGTTGATGATTCTTCACGGCGATAG
- a CDS encoding ScpA family protein, which yields MPYAITLPEFTGPLDLLLRLIERAELDITTIALASVADQYLAYVRTLDKVEPRELAEFVSLAARLILIKSRALLPRSPNAAPDPIDEDAGQLAAQLALYRRFKQVADWLRYWQEQGRCTFGRMAPPSELIAQQTQVIMSYHLNDLLRALERRRQLQLPLDQPEAVVLPPRLTVAEVAARIRERLEHTAWFDFSDLLTDQPTTEEVIVSFWAMLELLKRRAIVIEQTVLFGPIMIGRGLAPVMVEDRDE from the coding sequence ATGCCCTACGCGATTACGCTGCCAGAGTTTACCGGCCCACTCGATTTGCTGCTGCGCCTGATCGAACGGGCAGAGCTTGATATTACCACGATTGCACTGGCGAGTGTTGCCGATCAGTATCTGGCCTATGTGCGCACGCTGGACAAAGTCGAGCCACGTGAACTAGCGGAGTTTGTAAGTCTGGCGGCTCGTCTGATTCTGATTAAGTCGCGGGCACTGTTGCCACGTTCGCCGAATGCAGCACCTGATCCAATTGATGAAGATGCCGGGCAGTTGGCTGCACAATTGGCGCTATATCGCCGCTTCAAGCAGGTGGCTGATTGGTTACGATACTGGCAAGAGCAGGGTCGGTGCACATTTGGTCGCATGGCTCCACCATCAGAACTGATCGCACAACAGACACAGGTAATCATGAGCTACCACCTGAACGATCTGCTCCGGGCGCTCGAGCGACGGCGACAGCTTCAGTTGCCGCTCGATCAACCAGAAGCGGTCGTTTTACCTCCCCGCTTGACAGTAGCCGAAGTCGCGGCACGGATCCGCGAACGGCTCGAACACACCGCCTGGTTCGATTTCAGCGATCTGCTGACGGATCAACCAACAACGGAAGAGGTGATTGTTTCGTTTTGGGCAATGCTCGAATTATTGAAGCGACGGGCAATTGTCATCGAACAGACAGTTCTCTTCGGGCCGATTATGATTGGGCGGGGTTTAGCACCAGTAATGGTTGAAGACCGTGATGAATAG
- a CDS encoding nucleotidyltransferase domain-containing protein has protein sequence MPFNAPSPSSSSVVIRSIDRASIEQAVACYAARLRAEHAEIERIIWFGSWVNGIPTPKSAVDLCVIVASTDKAFHERAVDFLPVGFPVGIDLFVYTPEEFERLRKEHPSWYESIQSGREVGNPAEEYGES, from the coding sequence ATGCCATTCAATGCGCCGAGTCCATCCTCGAGTTCTGTCGTCATCAGATCGATTGACCGTGCCTCCATTGAGCAGGCTGTTGCCTGCTACGCTGCCAGGTTGCGTGCCGAGCACGCGGAAATCGAACGTATTATCTGGTTTGGCTCCTGGGTGAACGGGATACCTACCCCTAAAAGTGCTGTTGATCTATGCGTGATCGTCGCTTCGACAGATAAGGCTTTTCATGAACGAGCCGTCGATTTTTTGCCGGTTGGCTTTCCAGTGGGAATCGATCTGTTTGTTTACACACCAGAAGAATTCGAGCGGTTGCGTAAAGAGCATCCCAGTTGGTATGAGAGTATTCAATCTGGGCGCGAGGTTGGGAACCCCGCAGAGGAGTATGGCGAGAGCTGA
- a CDS encoding trans-acting enoyl reductase family protein produces the protein MKDWMIYGANGYTGQLIARAAVQAGLRPRLAGRNAAQITALANELNVPFTVCRLDDEAELHQALQGMRLVLHCAGPFQETSAPMVRACLRLGVHYLDITGEIAVFEAIAQQDSAARQAGVMLMPGVGFDVVPSDCLSAYLARRLPGATELALAFRALGSISRGTAITMLTMAGQGCERRHGRLILTPPLRDVRTFDFGRGPQPCVSIPWGDVATAYYTTGIPNIKVFVAIPRRMLPWLGIVRTLLPILRPRPVRHILRAWFRRTLEGPDETTRRTGKSIIVGEVRDERGQRVMSRLVGPEGYALTVATALLIVQRVLNGQFAAGFHTPGGLYGPDLICEVPGVVHYDGENNLECI, from the coding sequence ATGAAAGATTGGATGATCTACGGCGCCAACGGTTACACCGGGCAACTGATCGCACGGGCAGCGGTACAGGCCGGCCTGCGACCAAGATTAGCCGGTCGCAATGCGGCGCAGATTACAGCATTGGCGAATGAGTTGAACGTACCGTTTACGGTTTGTCGATTAGATGACGAAGCTGAATTACATCAGGCGTTGCAGGGTATGCGTCTGGTTCTCCATTGTGCCGGACCATTTCAGGAAACCAGTGCGCCAATGGTACGTGCGTGTTTGAGATTGGGCGTTCACTATCTCGATATTACCGGTGAGATCGCTGTTTTCGAGGCAATCGCGCAGCAAGATAGTGCCGCTCGACAGGCTGGCGTGATGCTGATGCCCGGTGTAGGTTTCGATGTGGTCCCTTCAGACTGTCTGTCTGCCTATCTGGCACGTCGACTTCCAGGGGCAACTGAACTGGCACTGGCCTTTCGTGCGCTCGGCAGTATCTCTCGGGGTACTGCAATCACGATGTTGACAATGGCGGGGCAAGGGTGTGAACGACGTCATGGTCGACTGATACTGACTCCACCACTCCGTGATGTGCGAACATTTGACTTCGGTCGTGGCCCACAACCATGTGTAAGCATCCCGTGGGGTGATGTCGCTACCGCGTACTATACGACCGGTATTCCCAACATAAAGGTTTTCGTGGCCATCCCGCGTCGAATGCTGCCCTGGCTGGGAATAGTACGGACACTGTTGCCAATCCTACGACCCAGGCCTGTACGACACATACTGCGAGCATGGTTTAGACGGACGCTTGAGGGACCAGATGAGACAACCCGTCGCACTGGGAAAAGCATCATCGTCGGTGAGGTAAGAGACGAGCGTGGGCAACGGGTAATGAGCCGTCTGGTTGGTCCTGAAGGATACGCGCTCACCGTTGCAACTGCCTTACTTATTGTTCAGCGTGTGTTGAATGGACAGTTTGCAGCAGGATTTCACACGCCGGGCGGGCTATATGGTCCAGACCTCATTTGTGAAGTACCGGGTGTAGTACACTACGATGGAGAGAATAACCTAGAGTGTATCTGA